Proteins encoded within one genomic window of Lactococcus garvieae:
- the fni gene encoding type 2 isopentenyl-diphosphate Delta-isomerase produces the protein MTKEIHGHRKDEHLSLGLKYWREGRNTSEFSSALRLVPNGLPEIATAEVDLSISLFEHQFDFPFYIEAMTGGSKKGDKINLELAEIAANQKIAMAVGSQSIALKYPELEEGFRQVRQHNPQGFIFANIGAGHPLENALKAVDMLSADALEIHVNTGQELVMKDSEGDRTFYWLENINHIAENLDVPVIVKEVGFGMSQKMFHQLSQTAVAAINVGGKGGTNFAWIESGRGQSTLDLNDYGFTGPESLIEAHLAQNSKPLIATGGVSSPRDILHAQLLGASLVSSAGYVLSVLQKEGIQALEEMFAQWKDDLTKLYTLVGARDLSALSQVEFIYNKELKYFLDERKR, from the coding sequence ATGACTAAAGAAATCCATGGGCATCGTAAAGACGAGCATCTTTCTCTTGGCTTGAAATATTGGCGAGAAGGACGAAACACTTCAGAGTTTTCGTCGGCTCTACGGTTGGTACCAAACGGCTTACCAGAGATTGCGACAGCAGAGGTTGACTTATCTATCTCTCTTTTTGAACATCAGTTTGATTTTCCTTTTTACATCGAAGCTATGACTGGCGGTTCAAAAAAAGGAGATAAGATTAATTTAGAGCTAGCAGAAATCGCTGCGAACCAGAAAATAGCTATGGCTGTAGGTTCACAGTCCATTGCACTTAAATACCCTGAGTTAGAGGAAGGTTTTCGTCAAGTACGTCAACATAACCCACAAGGCTTTATTTTTGCCAATATTGGTGCAGGTCACCCTCTAGAAAATGCTCTAAAAGCTGTTGATATGCTATCAGCAGATGCTTTAGAAATCCATGTTAATACTGGACAAGAGCTAGTGATGAAAGATAGTGAGGGAGATCGTACTTTCTACTGGCTTGAAAATATAAACCATATTGCTGAAAACCTTGATGTACCTGTTATTGTCAAGGAAGTTGGCTTTGGCATGAGCCAAAAGATGTTTCACCAACTAAGCCAAACTGCGGTAGCAGCTATTAACGTGGGTGGTAAAGGTGGGACAAATTTTGCTTGGATTGAGAGTGGACGCGGGCAAAGCACTTTAGATTTAAATGATTATGGTTTTACTGGTCCTGAAAGTCTGATAGAAGCTCATCTGGCCCAAAATAGTAAACCTTTGATCGCTACAGGGGGAGTAAGTTCTCCACGAGATATACTTCATGCTCAACTTTTGGGGGCTTCTTTGGTAAGTTCTGCTGGTTATGTTCTTTCAGTACTTCAGAAAGAAGGAATACAAGCTTTAGAAGAAATGTTTGCACAGTGGAAGGATGATCTCACTAAGCTCTATACTTTAGTCGGAGCGCGGGATTTGAGTGCCTTATCACAGGTTGAATTTATCTATAACAAAGAGCTCAAGTACTTTCTAGATGAAAGAAAAAGATAA